In Catalinimonas alkaloidigena, one genomic interval encodes:
- a CDS encoding DinB family protein — protein sequence MMEEPQRIADQLYRAYEGDAWHGPSVFALLHEVHATQATTHPLPQTHSIWEIVLHLITWNDVIVRRLQGEACDPTPQEDWPPVPEPQETAWQQTKEHLLQSYRRLHRAVLQLPSGHLEATTPGKPYANYVLLHGALQHALYHAGQVALLRKAAVHEGDG from the coding sequence ATGATGGAAGAACCCCAACGCATTGCCGACCAGCTGTACCGGGCCTACGAAGGCGACGCCTGGCACGGCCCTTCGGTCTTCGCCCTGTTGCACGAGGTGCACGCTACACAAGCCACCACGCATCCTCTGCCGCAGACCCACAGCATCTGGGAGATTGTCCTGCACCTGATTACCTGGAATGATGTGATTGTTCGCCGCCTGCAAGGCGAAGCCTGCGATCCGACACCGCAAGAAGACTGGCCGCCGGTCCCGGAGCCGCAGGAGACGGCTTGGCAGCAGACGAAAGAACACCTTCTGCAAAGTTACCGGAGGCTCCATCGGGCCGTGTTGCAACTTCCGTCTGGGCACCTTGAGGCCACTACGCCCGGCAAGCCCTACGCGAACTACGTGCTGCTGCACGGTGCCCTTCAGCACGCCCTCTACCACGCGGGCCAAGTGGCGCTGTTGCGCAAAGCCGCAGTACATGAAGGGGATGGCTGA
- the purB gene encoding adenylosuccinate lyase has product MKQLDALTAIAPVDGRYRSQTESLAAYFSEFGLIHYRVRVEVEYFLALCRLPLPQLQDFPTEKYDALQEIYTAFSTDDARRIKELERTTNHDVKAVEYFLRERWEALGLSAYQEFIHFGLTSQDINNTAIPLSLRDAHAEVLQPALQATIDLLEALADQWRDVPMLARTHGQPASPTRLGKELRVFTARLRHQLATLEAVPFAAKFGGATGNFNAHAVAYPQVNWPAFANQFVGALGLQRSFPTTQIEHYDHLAAYCDAWRRIDTILIDLDRDVWQYISLGYFKQKLRAGEVGSSAMPHKVNPIDFENSEGNLGIANALLEHFAAKLPISRLQRDLTDSTVLRNLGVPLAHVLIALRSLQKGLNKLELHPQRIESDLTENFVVVAEALQTILRRENYPHPYEALRSLTRTNEVIDAAAFHRFIDQLEVSEAVKAEMKAITPFNYTGVDDSLS; this is encoded by the coding sequence ATGAAACAACTTGATGCGCTCACCGCTATCGCGCCGGTGGATGGCCGATACCGGTCGCAAACCGAGTCCCTGGCCGCTTATTTTTCAGAGTTTGGCCTGATCCATTACCGGGTTCGGGTCGAAGTAGAGTACTTCCTGGCCCTGTGCCGCCTGCCGTTGCCGCAACTCCAGGATTTTCCGACCGAGAAGTACGACGCTCTACAAGAAATTTATACGGCATTTTCAACGGACGACGCCCGGCGCATCAAGGAACTGGAGCGCACCACGAACCACGACGTAAAAGCCGTAGAGTATTTTTTGCGTGAGCGGTGGGAAGCCCTGGGGTTAAGCGCCTACCAGGAATTTATTCACTTCGGCCTGACGTCGCAGGACATCAACAACACGGCGATTCCGCTGTCGTTGCGCGATGCGCACGCGGAAGTGTTGCAACCTGCCCTACAAGCGACGATCGATCTGCTGGAGGCACTGGCCGATCAGTGGCGCGATGTGCCCATGCTGGCCCGTACACACGGCCAACCTGCTTCGCCCACCCGGCTGGGGAAAGAGCTCCGCGTCTTCACTGCGCGACTGCGACACCAACTTGCTACGCTGGAGGCCGTGCCCTTCGCGGCTAAGTTCGGCGGTGCCACCGGCAACTTCAACGCCCACGCGGTGGCTTATCCGCAGGTCAACTGGCCCGCGTTTGCCAACCAATTTGTGGGAGCATTGGGCCTACAGCGCAGTTTCCCTACCACACAAATCGAGCATTACGACCACCTGGCGGCGTATTGCGATGCCTGGCGGCGGATCGATACCATTCTGATCGACCTGGATCGGGACGTCTGGCAGTACATTTCACTCGGGTATTTCAAACAGAAGCTGAGAGCCGGTGAGGTAGGTTCGTCGGCCATGCCCCACAAAGTGAACCCCATCGATTTTGAAAATTCGGAGGGCAACCTGGGCATCGCCAATGCGCTCCTGGAGCATTTTGCCGCCAAGTTGCCCATCTCCCGCCTGCAGCGCGACCTGACCGACTCGACCGTGCTGCGCAACCTGGGCGTGCCTCTGGCGCACGTGCTGATCGCCCTGCGTTCGTTGCAGAAAGGTCTCAACAAGCTGGAGCTACACCCGCAGCGCATCGAAAGCGACCTGACCGAAAATTTTGTGGTTGTGGCAGAAGCGCTGCAAACCATCCTGCGTCGCGAGAATTACCCCCACCCCTACGAGGCGCTGCGTTCTCTGACCCGCACCAACGAGGTGATTGATGCGGCGGCGTTTCATCGGTTCATCGACCAACTGGAGGTATCTGAGGCTGTAAAAGCGGAGATGAAAGCCATTACGCCCTTCAACTACACGGGCGTAGACGACAGCCTATCCTAA
- a CDS encoding M48 family metallopeptidase, with amino-acid sequence MATPAVQARITRFIIALVVAVISLIGYYSTTQYNPVTEEKQHVNMTAQQEIAMGLQAVPQMTQQYGGLYPDQQAQALVDQVGNKIVQSTAARDTPYEFEFHLLADEQTVNAFALPGGQVFITAALMKQFSTEDQLAGVLGHEIGHVVARHSAEHIAKARLTQGLTGAAVIASYDPSRPSTMRTAAVAAMIGQLVNMKYGRDDELESDRLGVRFMAESGYDPNAMIQVMEILAKSAGGARQPEFFSTHPNPQNRIAQIREAIQEYGYTLNQ; translated from the coding sequence ATGGCAACTCCCGCAGTTCAGGCGCGCATCACACGCTTCATCATTGCGCTTGTGGTGGCCGTAATTTCCCTGATCGGGTATTACAGCACGACGCAATACAATCCCGTAACGGAAGAAAAACAGCACGTCAACATGACCGCCCAGCAAGAGATTGCAATGGGACTTCAGGCGGTTCCGCAAATGACACAGCAATACGGCGGTCTTTACCCTGACCAACAGGCACAAGCCCTGGTCGATCAGGTCGGCAACAAAATCGTGCAATCTACCGCCGCCCGCGACACGCCCTATGAGTTCGAGTTCCACCTGCTGGCCGATGAACAAACGGTCAACGCCTTTGCGCTACCCGGCGGACAGGTGTTCATCACTGCCGCGTTGATGAAACAATTCAGCACCGAAGACCAACTGGCGGGTGTGCTGGGGCACGAGATCGGCCACGTAGTAGCCCGTCATTCGGCGGAGCACATTGCCAAAGCGCGCCTGACGCAGGGCCTGACGGGCGCAGCGGTAATCGCCTCGTACGACCCCAGCCGCCCCAGCACCATGCGCACAGCCGCCGTGGCCGCAATGATCGGGCAGTTGGTCAACATGAAGTACGGACGCGACGACGAATTGGAATCCGACCGACTGGGCGTGCGGTTCATGGCGGAGTCGGGCTACGACCCAAACGCCATGATTCAAGTCATGGAGATTCTGGCAAAATCGGCCGGGGGCGCACGGCAACCCGAATTTTTCAGCACTCACCCCAATCCGCAAAATCGCATCGCGCAGATCAGAGAGGCCATTCAGGAATACGGCTATACGCTGAATCAGTAA